In the Streptomyces spororaveus genome, CACGCCGCTCAGGACCAGGCAGAGGGCGAGAGTGAGCAGCCGGCGTTCGTTCCCCATGCCGGTCACCGTCGCCGCTGGCGTCCCCGTCGTCAACCTGCCATCCGCATGGCGGTCGCGGGAAGACCGATAGGCTCTCTCCATGGCGGTGGGCGAGGAGACCGAGGACAGGGCCGCGGATTCCGGCGGCGAGGGCTGGGACGCCACGCGCTCCTGGGTGGAGCAAGGGCTCTGCGAGGCCGAACGCATCGAGAACGTCGTACGGCTGCGCGGCGGCTGGACCGCGCGGATGCGCCGCCTGGACCTCGGCGGCCCGGACGGCCGGCGCTCGCTCGTGCTGCGGTCCTTCGTCACGCCCTTCTACCTCCGGCACGCGGAGGGCCTGCTGACCCGTGAGGCGGAGATCCTGCGGCTGCTCGCGGACACGGACGTACCGGCGGCCGAACTGGTGGCGGTGGACGCGACGGCGCGGCACTGCGACCACCCCTCCCTGCTGATGTCGCTGCTGCCGGGAACCGTGCGCCTGGGCGACCGGCAGGCCGATGACCGGGCCGACCTGCTGGCCCGCCAACTGGTACGCATCCATCAGCTGCCCGTCGCCCCGCGACAGCGGCCCCGCACCTATCAGGCCTGGACCTCCGCCGAGCGGGTGAGCCCGCCCGCGGACACCGAGCGGCCCGAGCTCTGGCGGCGGGCGGTCGACGTCATCCGCCGCGAACCCCCGCCCTATCGGGGCCGCTTCCTGCACCGGGACTTCCATCCCGGGAACGTCCTCTTCACGGGTACGGGCGAGGATCTCCGGATCAGCGGTGTCGTCGACTGGGTGGAGACCTCCTGGGGGCCCGCCGACCTGGACGTGGCGCACTGCTCGACGGCCCTCGCCCTGCTGCACGGCGTTCCGGCCGGGATGCGCTTCGCCGACCGCTACGCCGCCGCGGGAGGAACCCTGGCCGAGGACCGCACCGCCCATCTCCACTGGCGGCTGCTGGACGCGCTGGGCTTCGCGCCGGACGCGGAGAAGGTCGCCGTGCCCTGGCGCGAGCTGGGCCGTGTCGACCTGACGGCCCGTGTCCTGAGCCGGAGGCTGGAGGGGTACATCGAAGCCCTCTTCGAGAGGTATGCCTGAACCGCCGGATCCCGGTCGGCGGTCGGCCGAACGCCGACCGGGATCCGGCGGGCGCTCAGCGGAGGGTGTCGGCTCCGAGGATCCGGCCGACGACGGCCGCGGCCTGCTCGGGGTTCTCCTCCAGCCAGGCACCGAGGTGCTTCCGGACGGCCTCGCGGACGCGGGGACGTACCTCGGCGTTGCTCAGCTCGCCGCGGGTGGCCCCGACGAACGCGGGGTCGTCCAGCTTGACCGACACGACGGCCGTGAGGCCCGCGCCGATGCGGTCGGCGCCGAGGCCGGGGTCCGTCGCCGTCAGCAGTCCCCGTGCTCGCGCGTAGGCGTCGAGCGCGGCCGCCACCCCCTCGCGCAGTCCCGCCTCGTGGGAGCCGCCGCCCGGTGTGGCCGCATCGTTGGCGAAGCTGCGGACCCGCTCCTCACGGGAGCCGCACCACCGCAGGGCCACCTCCATCGCCCCCGCCATCCGCGGATCGTCCTGCTCGAAGCCGATGACACCGGTGTGTACGGGCGTCCCCGTCGCGGCTCTGAGGGAGGCGACGAAGTCCCGTACCCCGCCCGGGAAACGGAACCGGGCCACCTGGGCGTCGCCCGGAGCGCGCTCGTCGGACAGTGAGATCTCCAGGCCCCGGTTCAGGAAGGCGAGCTGCTCGAAGCGCTCCGCCAGCACGGCGAACGAGTACTCCGTCGTCTCCAGGAGGGAGGCGTCGGGACGGAAGGTGACGGTGGTGCCGCTGCCGCTCGCCGGCCCGGCGGCGGTGGGCCGGGTGACGGCGACGCCGCGCGCGTACTCCTGGACCCGGCGGACCCCCTCACGCCGCACCTCGGCCGTCAGGCGGCTCGACAAGGCGTTCGCGACGGCGAGCCCCATACCGAAGAAGGACATGGCCGCCGAGCAGCGGCCGACGGGCCTCGACCTGACCGACAGGTCGGTCAACAGGGCTTCGAGGCCGGGGCCGTCGCCGGCCTCGGCGGCTCCGAACGGGATGCCCGGCCCGTCGTCGGCGACCCGCACGGCGCCGTCCGCCACGAGGGTCACCCCGACGGAGCCGGTGCGGCCGGTCAGCGCCTCGTCCACCGCCCGGGCGGTGACCTCGAAGACCAGCTGGTGCAGTCCGCGTGCGCCGGTCGAGCCGATGTACATCCCGGGCCTCGTCCGAACGGCCTCGGCCCCCTCCAGCACCCGGATGCGGCTGGCGTCGTACGTGATCGCTTCGTCCCTCACGAGATCCCCCTCGATGGTGTCCGGCAGATGGCCCCAGCCTAGGTGAATCCAAGGAAAAGGCCAGGTCAGGCCCGGTTTGTCGAGGCTGTGGAGGGGCGGGTGGGCGGCTCCCCGGAGCCGGCCCGCCCCGGAGGTGCGCACCACGCCCGAATCGCGGCCGCGGGCCCGCCGAGGCCGCGTACGACCCCTTTTCCGGCGGCCCCGAGGCACCTGATTCCGCGCGGTCCCAGCCCGGTGCGAGGCGCCGCGCCGGCGTGGCCCGCGGCCGCTCGGGCAGCCGGCCACCCGTCGGCGCACGCCCGGACGGCTGCGTACGATCGCCCGATGATCACTTCCGTCACGCTCCGGGCCGCCGCGACGGCGACCGCTCCCGCTCTCGTCCTCCGGCCCTGGTGCGCGGACGACGTCGTCGCACTGGTCGAGGCCTCCCCGGACCCCGGGCTGCGGTCCGAGGACGACGGACTGCGGTGGGTGCGGGCCCAGGAGCGGGGCTGGGCCGCCGGGGTCCGGTTCGGCTTCGCCGTCCTGGAGCCGGGCCCGGGCCCGTCGTCGCCGGCGCGGCTGGTGGGCAACGTCGTCCTCAAGGAGGTCGCCCCCGGCAAGGCAGCCGCCGAGGTCGGCTACTGGACGGCGGCCGAGGCGCGCGGCCGGGGTGTGGCCCCCCGAGCCCTGGAAGCCCTCACCACCTGGTCCCTGGACGCCTTCCGGGCCGACGGCCTCGAACGCCTCGAACTGCTCCACCAGGTGGACAACCCCGCGTCCTGCCGCGTCGCGGCCAAGTGCGGCTACGCGTACGACAGGACCCTGGCCTGCGCGCCTCCGGCCTTCCCGCTCGACGGACACCTGCACGTGCGCCGCGCGGCCTCCTGACCCGTCAACGGCGGGGGCCCAGGTTGTCCGCCGGGCCGCTTGTCCGGCCGTGCGGCCACCGAGCACAGTGGGCCGTATGACATCAGAGCTGACACCGGCCGAGCTCCTGCACGCCTTCGCCCGCACCCGCGCCTCGCTCGACGGCGCCGAGGTCACCTACTGGTGGACCGGGGACGTCCACTCGTGGGCCCCGGGCGAGCCCTACCGGCGCCTCTTCGGCTTCGAAGGGCTCAACGTCGCGCGCCTCGTGGCGGACGAGGAGCTCGGCGGCTACC is a window encoding:
- a CDS encoding phosphotransferase family protein codes for the protein MAVGEETEDRAADSGGEGWDATRSWVEQGLCEAERIENVVRLRGGWTARMRRLDLGGPDGRRSLVLRSFVTPFYLRHAEGLLTREAEILRLLADTDVPAAELVAVDATARHCDHPSLLMSLLPGTVRLGDRQADDRADLLARQLVRIHQLPVAPRQRPRTYQAWTSAERVSPPADTERPELWRRAVDVIRREPPPYRGRFLHRDFHPGNVLFTGTGEDLRISGVVDWVETSWGPADLDVAHCSTALALLHGVPAGMRFADRYAAAGGTLAEDRTAHLHWRLLDALGFAPDAEKVAVPWRELGRVDLTARVLSRRLEGYIEALFERYA
- a CDS encoding ATP-binding protein, whose amino-acid sequence is MRDEAITYDASRIRVLEGAEAVRTRPGMYIGSTGARGLHQLVFEVTARAVDEALTGRTGSVGVTLVADGAVRVADDGPGIPFGAAEAGDGPGLEALLTDLSVRSRPVGRCSAAMSFFGMGLAVANALSSRLTAEVRREGVRRVQEYARGVAVTRPTAAGPASGSGTTVTFRPDASLLETTEYSFAVLAERFEQLAFLNRGLEISLSDERAPGDAQVARFRFPGGVRDFVASLRAATGTPVHTGVIGFEQDDPRMAGAMEVALRWCGSREERVRSFANDAATPGGGSHEAGLREGVAAALDAYARARGLLTATDPGLGADRIGAGLTAVVSVKLDDPAFVGATRGELSNAEVRPRVREAVRKHLGAWLEENPEQAAAVVGRILGADTLR
- a CDS encoding GNAT family N-acetyltransferase, with the protein product MITSVTLRAAATATAPALVLRPWCADDVVALVEASPDPGLRSEDDGLRWVRAQERGWAAGVRFGFAVLEPGPGPSSPARLVGNVVLKEVAPGKAAAEVGYWTAAEARGRGVAPRALEALTTWSLDAFRADGLERLELLHQVDNPASCRVAAKCGYAYDRTLACAPPAFPLDGHLHVRRAAS